A portion of the Gossypium arboreum isolate Shixiya-1 chromosome 8, ASM2569848v2, whole genome shotgun sequence genome contains these proteins:
- the LOC108467930 gene encoding F-box/kelch-repeat protein OR23 produces the protein MPIPPSSASTLLHQIDQDQALIPGLPNDVAALILSFLPYSHHCRLKPTCKPWYIFLSSKTLLSLRRHHRRRSLSHLLCIFPEDPHISSPFLFDPQHLAWRPLPPLPCNPHEYGLCNFTSVSLGPHIYVLGGSLFDTRSFPLDRPSPSSSAFRYNFLTSSWDRLAPMLSPRGSFACAAIPSADQIIVAGGGSRHTLFRAAGSRICSVERYDVERDEWEALDGLPRFRAGCVGFAVREGGEEREFWVMGGYGDSRTVSGVFPVDEYYKDALVMELKGNGGGKWRELGDMWGAGETPRFGKIVMVEDEDGGSPPAIFMLDDNDILRYDMASNRWQKECSVPRRAPCKSSYGLVVLNEELHVMTIVNGIDSTETRRSRQQKRAGTLFMQIYHPRKKTWRCLVTKPPFRQPLDFSTTVMCPIQL, from the exons atgccaATTCCTCCATCATCAGCATCCACGCTTCTTCACCAGATCGATCAAGACCAAGCCCTAATCCCCGGCCTTCCAAACGACGTTGCTGCCCTTATCCTTTCCTTCCTCCCATACTCCCACCACTGCCGCCTCAAGCCCACCTGCAAGCCCTGGTACATCTTCCTCTCGTCCAAAACTCTCCTCTCCCTCCGCCGTCACCACCGCCGCCGCTCCCTCTCTCACCTCCTCTGCATCTTCCCCGAGGATCCTCACATCTCTTCCCCTTTCCTCTTCGACCCCCAACACCTGGCCTGGCGCCCGCTCCCTCCCCTGCCTTGCAATCCCCACGAGTACGGCCTCTGCAATTTCACTTCCGTCTCTCTCGGCCCCCACATCTACGTCCTCGGCGGTTCCCTCTTCGACACCCGCTCTTTCCCTCTAGACCGTCCTTCTCCTTCTTCATCCGCTTTTCGTTATAACTTCCTTACTTCCTCTTGGGATCGCCTCGCTCCCATGCTTTCCCCACGCGGGAGCTTCGCCTGTGCTGCGATTCCCAGCGCTGACCAAATCATCGTAGCCGGGGGTGGCTCCCGCCACACCTTGTTTAGGGCTGCTGGGAGTAGGATATGTTCGGTGGAGAGGTACGACGTGGAAAGAGATGAGTGGGAAGCATTAGACGGATTGCCTAGGTTTCGAGCTGGTTGCGTGGGGTTTGCGGTTAGAGAAGGTGGGGAAGAAAGGGAGTTTTGGGTGATGGGAGGCTATGGAGATTCGAGGACTGTCTCGGGAGTTTTTCCAGTGGACGAGTATTATAAGGATGCTTTGGTGATGGAATTGAAGGGAAATGGTGGTGGGAAATGGAGGGAACTTGGGGATATGTGGGGGGCAGGGGAGACTCCTAGGTTTGGGAAAATCGTTATGGTGGAGGATGAAGATGGGGGTAGTCCTCCTGCTATTTTCATGCTTGATGATAATGATATCCTCAG ATATGACATGGCTTCAAATCGTTGGCAAAAGGAATGCAGTGTTCCAAGGAGAGCTCCTTGTAAGAGTTCTTATGGTTTAGTTGTCCTGAACGAGGAGTTACATGTAATGACAATTGTAAATGGAATTGATTCAACTGAAACTCGACGGTCACGACAGCAGAAAAGGGCGGGGACATTGTTCATGCAGATATATCATCCTAGGAAGAAGACCTGGAGGTGCCTTGTCACAAAGCCACCATTCCGGCAACCATTGGATTTCAGTACTACAGTTATGTGCCCAATTCAACTGTAA